The genome window CTTTCCTGGACATAGGGGTCATTTGTATTCCCTGCAAAGACTGCAAATGCAAACATCAGCACACCTGCAAACAGCGCAATTCCTATTACACTTCTCATCTTGAACCTCCCTGATAATTTTTAAAATAACTTCATCCACAACCTCATTAAACCTTTTTCACCCCCTTCTATTTCTTTAGACCAGCAAGGATAAAAAAGGTTTACCCCGTTAGAAAGAAAGCCCCGCCCTTTGGGCGGGGTAAACGCAAAACTATTTGAGACCATTGAGACGTCTAAAAGGGCTTCTTACGCCTTTGAGCTTGCCGAAAAGGCTTTTAATAATTCTGTAAGCTCTTCCATCTTCGGCCTGTAGAAATAGATGGTCATAAACGCTGCTATTACCAATCCATAAAAAGACCGATAGTCTTCTGCCAGAAGAAAACAGACCAGCCCATATACGCTGATGGATTCAGCTATGGCCCATGTGATAATAGATGCCTGGGTATATATGGCAATGGCTCTCTGCTGGGATGAGACAGAGGCAGGAGGCGTCAGGCCACTCATCTTTGAAATCCTTTGAGGGCTCAAAACTGCTTTTCTGATATACCTGATAATCAGAAGCTCTACAGCGCTGATTGCATAAAGTATATACGGGAAATAAGCAACAGGATAGCCCCTGAAGATTGAGGGCATTTTTTCTGCTACATAGTTTGCTATTATCACATAAAAGCCAAGTGAGACAAGCATTGCTATCCAGATTACGCGCAAGGTAAACATCCCTTTTTCCAAGGTTCCCTTTTCTGTCTGGTCAATCATAAAACCACCTCCAGCTTGTGGATTTTATATATTGTTAAAAAATGTTTCGATAAGGATTTTTGCATCTTGATAATCATCTTCAGGAACCCATAGGTTAATTCCATGAGGCCAGGAAGTTCCAAATCCAACTCCCGGGCCCACCATTCCTATATCTTCCCCTTTAATTATTGAAATAATGCCATTATTTTCAAGAAGTTCTTTAGCCTGTTCTGCAAATAGCCGTGATGGAAAATTTTTTACCTGCACCCATTTCTTGTTTGCCATTGCCTTTTCTTCGGACTGTTTCTGTTCAAAAATCTTC of Nitrospirota bacterium contains these proteins:
- a CDS encoding DUF2007 domain-containing protein, with the translated sequence MIEVLRQRGIPLAEIEKRKMRYQKKIFEQKQSEEKAMANKKWVQVKNFPSRLFAEQAKELLENNGIISIIKGEDIGMVGPGVGFGTSWPHGINLWVPEDDYQDAKILIETFFNNI